The following coding sequences lie in one Rothia sp. SD9660Na genomic window:
- a CDS encoding AMP-binding protein produces the protein MTLDSLTPLPSPVTHELGVAVRVGADQPARPATQELNEAMRTFSTRFAELEKRQDAPALVVTTSGSTGTPKQTVLATSALAASARGTEAATNTHAAQWLLALPLQYVAGAQVVARSALAGTTPVITTSASEGTRFTAQDFVSSAEKLSAPHRLVSLVPTQLHRLLETPKGPLREETLAALRSFSAILLGGAPASADLIATARDLALPVVRTYGSAETAGGCVYEGKPLPGIRVQIEADTADPEAPGRIWLGGPTIASGYANDSERTSTHFFVDDQGTRWYRTDDLGTQDLRTGTLTVAGRADDVLISGGIKTSAAAVATALESHPAVREALVAGVPDARWGTAITAAITPVAGRNIQPGELTDALPRLVAEKLGAASAPKHIEVLPEFPTLPTGKPDRRAVQALLTAAWQAQQGGRGTSRGS, from the coding sequence ATGACACTAGATTCCCTTACCCCTCTCCCCAGCCCGGTTACACACGAGCTTGGGGTGGCCGTCCGCGTCGGGGCAGACCAGCCCGCCCGACCTGCTACGCAGGAGCTTAATGAGGCCATGCGTACTTTTAGCACCCGCTTTGCAGAGCTAGAGAAGAGGCAGGACGCCCCCGCCCTGGTTGTCACGACCAGCGGCTCCACCGGCACCCCCAAGCAGACGGTGCTGGCAACCTCGGCCCTGGCAGCCTCAGCTCGCGGCACCGAAGCCGCCACAAACACCCACGCCGCCCAGTGGCTCCTTGCCCTGCCCCTACAGTACGTGGCCGGGGCACAGGTGGTGGCCCGGTCTGCGCTGGCGGGCACCACACCCGTTATCACCACTTCAGCCAGCGAGGGCACCCGCTTCACGGCCCAGGATTTCGTCAGCTCCGCCGAAAAGCTCTCAGCCCCGCACCGGCTGGTCTCCCTGGTGCCCACCCAGCTACACCGCCTGCTCGAAACCCCCAAAGGGCCCCTCCGCGAAGAAACCCTCGCGGCCCTGCGTTCTTTCTCCGCAATTCTGCTGGGCGGGGCACCGGCCAGCGCCGACCTCATTGCAACTGCCCGCGACCTAGCACTGCCCGTAGTGCGCACCTACGGGTCGGCCGAAACCGCCGGGGGCTGTGTCTACGAGGGCAAGCCGCTGCCGGGCATCCGCGTGCAGATAGAAGCCGATACCGCCGACCCGGAAGCCCCCGGGCGTATCTGGCTGGGCGGGCCGACCATTGCCAGCGGCTACGCCAACGATAGCGAGCGCACCTCCACCCACTTCTTTGTAGACGATCAGGGAACCCGCTGGTACCGCACCGACGATCTAGGCACCCAAGACCTGCGCACCGGAACCCTCACCGTAGCGGGCCGCGCCGACGACGTGCTCATTTCCGGCGGTATCAAAACCAGCGCGGCAGCGGTAGCCACCGCCCTCGAAAGCCACCCCGCGGTACGCGAAGCCCTGGTGGCTGGGGTTCCAGATGCCCGCTGGGGCACCGCCATCACCGCAGCTATCACCCCGGTAGCCGGCAGAAATATCCAGCCCGGCGAGCTTACGGACGCCCTCCCTCGGCTGGTAGCAGAAAAGCTGGGGGCAGCGTCCGCACCTAAGCACATTGAAGTGCTACCGGAGTTCCCCACCCTGCCCACGGGCAAGCCCGACCGGCGGGCGGTACAGGCCCTCCTAACAGCGGCCTGGCAGGCCCAGCAGGGCGGCCGGGGCACATCACGCGGCAGCTAG
- a CDS encoding acyltransferase family protein has translation MAAASRPTKNFRSDIQALRAIAVLLVIGNHFWPNFITGGYIGVDIFFVISGYLITLHLLKELRQRNTISFKHFYANRARRLLPAAIFVGAVSFIATLALAPVSYWGRTAWDFFAASAYFHNWNLYASATDYFAQDSNPTVFQHYWSLSVEEQFYLIWPIALTLLFLGAFKIKTFLGGNSRLQNLVLGSGVFTLLILSLAFAQGQVASGQAGAYFNTFTRVWEFMVGALVALLSPLFFSLNKALDNSFYPVLLRNLAQLAAYLVLLSSAFLYTEESGVPGLTTLAAVLAAAAVIATGPFTFMPWLRFLVEGRPTQSIGDMSYSLYLWHWPVAVLLPFALGHAAEWWTYIVVLPLVFLLAFTTQKFIENTFRFKFKPLFAPKTVFVSVIATVALIGTSSAATYFYAQQYSARQQAEIQASMNQVAGSTSDTKTSGEEKETAEISCVGGMALVNAEHCKEAFTAEPVIAAGSESEAPWVPLDQECEVLESAEVPNGGSRVKIHCNYAAESADPTKVWFIGDSHIDHWRPAVYPIAREKQWDMTFFSHSGCSLWETPLTYWLAPGRQVPVAQTFSDTCPKWPSFVLNEVTQEKPDLIVIGNYSSSQGLENGSGAPQEKQYAKAMKPWIDRWQAQGSKVVIVRDVPTAGSSVGPNCVSYSGTQCVASASAVLWPDPQFEAARSLNAPTIDMTEYLCPDGTCHGVIGGIPVYFDTNHLSKSYSMSLSAPLSEKLDEALKE, from the coding sequence ATGGCCGCTGCATCCCGCCCAACCAAAAATTTCAGAAGCGATATACAAGCCCTAAGAGCTATCGCCGTCCTTCTCGTTATTGGCAACCACTTCTGGCCGAACTTCATCACCGGCGGATATATCGGGGTAGATATATTCTTCGTTATCTCGGGCTACCTCATCACGCTTCATCTTCTCAAAGAGCTCAGACAACGCAATACCATCAGTTTTAAACACTTTTACGCGAACCGGGCTCGACGCCTGCTCCCGGCCGCGATCTTCGTCGGTGCAGTTTCTTTTATCGCAACACTAGCACTTGCACCTGTAAGTTATTGGGGTCGCACCGCTTGGGACTTCTTTGCGGCGAGCGCCTATTTTCACAACTGGAATTTGTATGCCTCTGCAACAGATTATTTCGCCCAAGACAGCAACCCTACGGTGTTTCAACACTACTGGTCCCTGTCAGTTGAAGAGCAGTTCTATCTCATCTGGCCTATAGCCCTTACACTGCTATTCCTAGGAGCTTTCAAGATAAAAACATTCCTTGGAGGCAACTCACGCTTGCAGAACCTGGTGTTAGGTTCAGGCGTTTTCACGCTACTTATTCTGTCTCTAGCATTCGCTCAAGGCCAGGTAGCATCTGGTCAGGCTGGGGCATATTTCAACACATTTACTCGTGTCTGGGAGTTTATGGTAGGCGCTCTGGTTGCCCTTCTCTCCCCGCTGTTTTTCTCGCTCAATAAGGCCTTAGATAATAGCTTCTACCCCGTACTTCTCCGCAACCTAGCTCAGCTTGCAGCCTACCTCGTACTTCTGAGCTCAGCCTTTCTCTACACAGAAGAAAGCGGAGTACCCGGTTTAACTACGTTGGCTGCGGTTCTTGCCGCTGCTGCCGTTATTGCAACAGGGCCGTTCACCTTTATGCCTTGGTTACGGTTTCTTGTTGAGGGGCGCCCTACGCAGTCCATCGGGGATATGTCGTATTCCCTGTATCTCTGGCACTGGCCTGTGGCCGTCCTTCTGCCCTTTGCCCTTGGCCACGCTGCCGAGTGGTGGACCTATATTGTGGTACTTCCGCTCGTTTTTCTGCTTGCTTTCACGACGCAGAAGTTCATTGAAAACACTTTTCGCTTCAAGTTTAAGCCCCTCTTTGCTCCAAAAACTGTTTTCGTCTCGGTTATCGCTACTGTAGCTCTTATTGGTACGAGTTCTGCAGCGACCTATTTCTATGCCCAGCAGTACTCTGCCCGTCAGCAGGCAGAGATCCAGGCAAGTATGAACCAGGTCGCGGGTTCTACGTCAGATACCAAAACATCGGGTGAAGAAAAAGAGACAGCAGAGATTAGCTGTGTTGGGGGTATGGCCCTTGTAAACGCTGAGCACTGCAAGGAGGCCTTCACAGCAGAGCCTGTAATCGCTGCTGGCTCAGAAAGCGAAGCACCGTGGGTACCGCTTGACCAAGAATGTGAAGTTCTTGAGTCAGCCGAGGTCCCCAACGGCGGGTCAAGAGTCAAGATTCACTGCAACTACGCTGCGGAATCGGCAGACCCCACGAAGGTCTGGTTTATCGGCGACTCGCATATTGATCACTGGCGCCCAGCGGTTTACCCCATTGCCCGTGAAAAGCAGTGGGATATGACGTTCTTTAGTCATTCAGGTTGCTCCCTCTGGGAGACTCCCCTGACTTACTGGCTTGCGCCTGGACGTCAGGTGCCCGTTGCCCAGACATTTTCAGATACCTGCCCCAAGTGGCCCAGCTTTGTCCTCAACGAGGTGACTCAGGAGAAGCCAGATTTAATTGTTATCGGTAACTACTCCAGTAGCCAGGGCCTTGAAAACGGTAGCGGTGCTCCCCAAGAAAAGCAGTATGCGAAAGCAATGAAACCCTGGATTGACCGTTGGCAGGCACAGGGCAGCAAGGTGGTTATTGTTCGTGACGTTCCTACCGCAGGTTCTTCAGTTGGCCCCAATTGCGTATCGTATTCAGGCACGCAGTGCGTAGCATCCGCCAGTGCTGTCTTATGGCCAGATCCCCAATTTGAGGCAGCTCGCTCTTTGAACGCCCCCACCATTGATATGACTGAGTACCTTTGCCCAGACGGAACCTGTCACGGTGTCATCGGGGGAATTCCGGTCTATTTCGACACCAACCATCTGTCGAAGAGTTACAGCATGTCTCTGTCGGCTCCTCTGAGCGAGAAGCTAGACGAAGCGCTTAAAGAATAA
- a CDS encoding Txe/YoeB family addiction module toxin, which yields MELIWSSQAWEDYLWWQKQDRKVLKRINTLLRDIQRNGNEGIGKPEALRNNLSGYWSRRITEEHRLVYKIVGNSVRIAAVRYHYE from the coding sequence GTGGAACTTATCTGGAGCAGTCAGGCCTGGGAAGACTACCTGTGGTGGCAAAAGCAAGATCGCAAGGTTCTCAAAAGAATCAATACCCTACTCAGAGATATCCAACGCAACGGTAACGAAGGCATTGGCAAGCCAGAGGCCCTGCGCAACAACCTCTCCGGCTACTGGTCCCGCAGAATTACTGAAGAACACCGGCTAGTCTACAAAATCGTGGGCAATTCTGTGCGCATTGCTGCGGTGAGGTACCACTACGAGTAG
- a CDS encoding type II toxin-antitoxin system prevent-host-death family antitoxin — MKTMTYTESRANYAQVLDIAVEDLEEVVITRTGREPAVILSLAEYESLKETAHLLRSPANARRLLDSIDELEASGGSSQALLED, encoded by the coding sequence ATGAAAACTATGACCTACACCGAGTCCCGCGCCAATTACGCCCAAGTACTCGATATCGCTGTAGAAGACCTTGAAGAGGTTGTGATTACCCGTACAGGGCGCGAACCTGCCGTCATTCTTTCGCTTGCCGAATACGAATCACTCAAAGAGACCGCTCATCTCTTACGTTCGCCTGCCAATGCTCGAAGGCTGTTAGATTCAATTGACGAACTTGAAGCAAGCGGAGGATCCAGCCAGGCACTCCTCGAAGATTAG
- a CDS encoding 1,4-dihydroxy-2-naphthoyl-CoA synthase → MTNELPAKVSDIFDPHQWRLVEGFEDLTDITYHRQVERNEAGEILRDLPTVRIAFDRPEVRNAFRPHTVDELYRVLDHARMTSNVGTVLLTGNGPSAKDGGWAFCSGGDQRIRGRDGYRYAEGETRDSIDPARAGRLHILEVQRLIRTMPKVVIALVSGWAAGGGHSLHVVADLTIASEEYGKFKQTDATVGSFDAGYGSALLARQVGQKFAREIFFLAKEYDAKRMYEMGAVNDVVPHAELETKGLEYAAHIARQSPQAIRMLKFAFNLPDDGMVGQQVFAGEATRMAYMTDEAVEGRDAFLEKRDPNWENYPYYF, encoded by the coding sequence ATGACTAACGAACTTCCTGCCAAGGTTTCTGATATTTTCGACCCCCACCAGTGGCGCCTGGTCGAGGGCTTTGAGGACCTGACCGACATCACCTATCACCGCCAGGTGGAACGCAACGAGGCCGGTGAGATTCTGCGGGATCTACCGACCGTCCGTATCGCTTTTGACCGGCCCGAGGTGCGCAATGCCTTCCGTCCGCACACCGTCGATGAGCTCTACCGGGTACTAGATCACGCCCGCATGACCTCCAACGTGGGCACCGTACTGCTCACCGGCAACGGCCCCTCTGCCAAGGACGGCGGCTGGGCCTTCTGCTCCGGCGGCGACCAGCGCATTCGCGGCCGCGACGGCTACCGCTATGCCGAGGGTGAGACCCGCGATTCCATTGACCCGGCCCGCGCAGGCCGCCTGCACATTCTGGAGGTGCAGCGCCTGATTCGCACCATGCCCAAGGTGGTTATCGCCCTGGTGTCGGGCTGGGCTGCCGGTGGCGGCCACTCCCTGCACGTGGTGGCCGACCTGACCATTGCTTCTGAGGAGTACGGCAAGTTCAAGCAGACCGATGCGACCGTGGGATCCTTTGATGCCGGCTACGGCTCAGCCCTGCTGGCCCGCCAGGTGGGCCAGAAGTTTGCCCGCGAGATTTTCTTCCTGGCTAAGGAGTACGATGCGAAGCGCATGTACGAGATGGGCGCTGTGAATGACGTAGTGCCCCACGCTGAGCTGGAAACCAAGGGCCTGGAGTACGCGGCCCACATTGCCCGCCAGTCCCCGCAGGCTATTCGTATGCTCAAGTTTGCTTTCAACCTTCCGGACGACGGCATGGTCGGCCAGCAGGTCTTTGCCGGCGAGGCCACCCGCATGGCTTATATGACCGACGAGGCCGTCGAGGGCCGCGACGCTTTCCTTGAGAAGCGCGACCCCAACTGGGAGAACTACCCCTACTACTTCTAG
- the putP gene encoding sodium/proline symporter PutP produces MSNTTYQLIALAIYFAVMVGIGIWAKSKNNNLDDYVLGGRSLSPTAAALSAGASDMSGWLLMGLPGALYITGLAEAWIAIGLTAGAWLNWKFVAPRLRAYTEVSRNSVTVPSFFHNRLRDPRGIIRIFAALVILIFFTFYVSSGMVAGGVFFQSSFGGNYHTGMLLVAGITVAYTLFGGFLGATYTDVVQGLLMLTALIVLPIMALVYVGGFSGLETTIESVNPTALSLFAGTTVLGILSSAAWGLGYFGQPHIIVRFMGLRSAQDATAGRRIGITWMIATLVGAMSAGLIGIAYFARHPEATLTDTTNAESVFLDMSQILLHPLLAGFVLAAVLAAIMSTLSSQLIVCSSALAEDLYKLTSGGKEISDTKGLWLGRAGVLVVSVIAGLLAWNPDSSVLSLVSFAWAGFGAAFGPIVILSLYWRKLTAAGAVAGMVAGTITVFVWGYNEVLSGYMYEIVPGFLVNLLFAYLVSVATYKGDSATAREINEEFDRAVELSR; encoded by the coding sequence ATGAGCAACACCACCTACCAGCTGATAGCCCTGGCTATCTACTTCGCCGTCATGGTCGGCATCGGCATCTGGGCCAAGTCCAAGAACAACAATCTCGACGACTATGTGCTCGGCGGGCGCTCCCTCTCCCCCACCGCGGCGGCCCTCTCAGCGGGTGCCTCAGACATGTCGGGCTGGCTCCTCATGGGTCTACCCGGTGCCCTCTACATCACCGGCCTAGCTGAAGCCTGGATCGCCATCGGCCTAACTGCCGGCGCCTGGCTCAACTGGAAGTTCGTAGCACCCCGCCTACGCGCCTACACCGAGGTCTCCCGCAACTCGGTCACCGTCCCCTCCTTCTTCCACAACCGCCTGCGCGACCCCCGCGGCATCATCCGCATCTTCGCTGCCCTAGTAATCCTGATTTTCTTCACCTTCTATGTCTCTTCCGGCATGGTCGCCGGGGGTGTCTTCTTCCAGTCCTCATTCGGCGGTAACTACCACACCGGCATGCTGCTGGTCGCCGGCATCACCGTTGCCTACACCCTCTTCGGTGGTTTCCTGGGTGCAACCTACACCGATGTCGTCCAGGGCCTGCTCATGCTCACCGCCCTCATCGTCCTACCGATTATGGCCCTGGTTTACGTGGGTGGCTTCTCGGGCCTTGAGACCACCATCGAGTCCGTTAACCCCACTGCTCTCTCCCTCTTTGCGGGCACCACCGTGTTGGGCATTCTTTCCTCAGCTGCCTGGGGTCTGGGCTACTTCGGCCAGCCCCACATCATCGTGCGCTTCATGGGCCTGCGCTCAGCCCAGGACGCCACCGCCGGCCGCCGTATCGGCATCACCTGGATGATCGCTACCCTGGTCGGTGCCATGAGCGCTGGCCTGATCGGCATCGCCTACTTTGCCCGCCACCCCGAAGCGACCCTGACCGACACCACCAACGCCGAGTCAGTCTTCCTGGATATGTCCCAGATTCTGCTCCACCCCCTGCTAGCCGGTTTCGTACTGGCAGCGGTGCTAGCAGCTATTATGTCGACCCTTTCCTCCCAGCTGATTGTCTGTTCCTCAGCCCTGGCCGAAGACCTCTACAAGCTCACCAGCGGCGGCAAGGAAATCTCAGACACAAAGGGGCTCTGGCTAGGCCGCGCGGGCGTGCTGGTGGTCTCTGTTATCGCCGGTCTGCTGGCCTGGAACCCCGACTCCTCCGTGCTCTCCCTGGTCTCCTTCGCCTGGGCAGGCTTCGGCGCAGCCTTCGGCCCCATCGTGATTCTCTCCCTCTACTGGCGCAAGCTCACCGCCGCCGGTGCTGTAGCGGGCATGGTTGCGGGTACCATCACTGTCTTTGTCTGGGGCTACAACGAGGTTCTCTCGGGCTACATGTACGAGATTGTGCCCGGCTTCCTGGTCAACCTGCTCTTTGCCTACCTGGTGTCGGTTGCCACCTACAAGGGTGATTCTGCTACCGCCCGTGAAATCAACGAAGAGTTCGACCGCGCCGTGGAGCTCTCCCGCTAG
- a CDS encoding EamA family transporter: MKLTDRIPDEHRGTAALLLIFAGSLGIQISAAIVSVLFASVGPTQVAALRALIAAVVLWALVRPNPLALRRRDLPQVLVYGLVLTLMSVCFYNAVHHIPLGVAVTFEYLGAFVVALLGVRRLRDGLMAFFALAGVVMIAGPTLAGDTHPIGFIWALGSAASMAGYTIYSARMGSVSPATSGLRGTTMSLAFSALIQLPLSVPAMANLDADAWFKLALSAIVGVALAYSADNIAGQLTSAAAIGVLFSIDPVVGAIVGTFMLGEVLSAWSYLGIVLIAASGAYIVWRTNRSAIAVTLHTSALPVIDSRSQKHS, translated from the coding sequence ATGAAACTTACCGACCGCATACCGGACGAACACCGGGGCACCGCTGCCCTGCTTCTGATTTTCGCTGGCTCCCTAGGTATTCAGATTTCAGCTGCGATTGTCTCGGTGCTCTTTGCCAGCGTTGGCCCCACCCAGGTCGCTGCCCTGCGTGCCCTGATTGCCGCGGTGGTCCTATGGGCGCTGGTGCGCCCTAACCCCCTTGCCCTGCGGCGGCGGGACCTTCCCCAGGTACTGGTCTACGGGCTGGTGCTGACCCTGATGAGCGTCTGTTTTTACAACGCGGTGCACCATATTCCTTTGGGTGTGGCGGTGACCTTTGAATACCTGGGTGCTTTTGTGGTGGCCCTCTTGGGGGTGCGGCGGCTGCGCGACGGGCTTATGGCCTTCTTTGCCCTGGCCGGGGTTGTGATGATTGCCGGGCCCACGCTCGCCGGGGACACCCACCCCATCGGCTTTATCTGGGCCCTCGGGTCTGCCGCTTCCATGGCCGGCTACACCATCTACTCGGCCCGCATGGGGTCGGTCTCACCAGCCACCAGCGGCTTGCGCGGCACCACCATGTCACTGGCTTTTTCGGCTCTCATTCAGCTTCCCCTGTCGGTACCCGCCATGGCAAATCTGGATGCGGACGCCTGGTTCAAGCTGGCTCTCTCCGCCATCGTGGGCGTGGCCCTAGCCTATTCTGCCGATAACATCGCCGGGCAACTGACCAGCGCCGCCGCCATCGGGGTGCTCTTCTCCATCGACCCCGTCGTAGGAGCCATTGTGGGTACCTTCATGCTGGGTGAAGTGCTCTCTGCCTGGTCTTACCTGGGTATTGTACTCATCGCAGCCTCGGGTGCCTACATCGTCTGGCGCACCAACAGGTCAGCCATCGCGGTAACCCTGCACACCTCGGCCCTACCCGTGATAGATTCGCGCTCGCAGAAGCACTCTTAA
- the gluQRS gene encoding tRNA glutamyl-Q(34) synthetase GluQRS: protein MSSTSSPAAPPSASLPCGRYAPSPSGDLHLGNLRTALLAWMMARAAGGRFVVRVEDLDRVKKGAAERQLADLAALGIDWDGEVLYQSTRLAAYADALTRLREAGLVYECYCTRKEIQEASSAPHGAPGAYPGTCRNLTEAERAERRQLRPASLRLKAQVSEWTVTDRFAGEYTDAVDDFVLVRADGVYAYNLVCVVDDGYQGVTEVVRGDDLLPSAPRQAYLAHLLGLQVPTYAHVPLALNTEGKRLAKRDGAVTLAELTATGVPTDHIMRMIAASIPLPPIPGASAGEAGPHLPETAAEMLSVFSPDRIKQAPWTVVDPLLESTCGL, encoded by the coding sequence ATGTCTTCTACCTCCTCCCCCGCTGCGCCTCCGTCCGCTTCCCTGCCCTGCGGCCGCTATGCGCCTTCCCCCTCGGGTGATCTGCACCTAGGTAACCTGCGCACCGCCCTGCTGGCCTGGATGATGGCCCGCGCCGCGGGGGGCCGGTTTGTGGTGCGGGTAGAAGATTTAGACCGGGTCAAGAAGGGCGCAGCCGAGCGCCAGCTGGCCGACCTCGCGGCTCTCGGCATCGACTGGGATGGGGAGGTGCTCTACCAGTCCACCCGCCTAGCTGCCTACGCGGACGCCCTTACCCGCCTGCGCGAGGCAGGACTAGTTTACGAGTGCTACTGCACCCGCAAAGAAATTCAGGAGGCCTCCAGCGCCCCGCACGGTGCCCCCGGCGCCTACCCCGGCACCTGCCGCAACCTCACCGAGGCAGAACGGGCCGAGCGCAGGCAACTGAGGCCGGCGTCCTTGCGCCTGAAAGCTCAGGTGAGCGAATGGACTGTCACCGACCGTTTTGCCGGGGAATACACCGACGCGGTCGACGATTTTGTGCTGGTGCGGGCCGATGGGGTCTATGCTTACAACCTGGTCTGTGTGGTTGATGACGGCTACCAGGGGGTCACCGAGGTGGTGCGCGGCGATGACCTGCTGCCCTCGGCTCCCCGCCAGGCCTATCTAGCTCACCTCTTGGGGTTGCAGGTTCCCACCTACGCCCATGTCCCTCTGGCCCTCAACACCGAGGGCAAACGCCTGGCTAAGAGGGACGGGGCCGTCACCCTTGCTGAGCTCACCGCCACTGGTGTGCCCACCGACCACATCATGCGCATGATTGCTGCCTCTATTCCGCTGCCCCCGATCCCCGGGGCGAGCGCGGGCGAGGCCGGCCCCCACCTGCCCGAAACGGCTGCTGAGATGCTCTCTGTCTTCAGCCCAGACCGTATCAAGCAGGCCCCCTGGACGGTGGTAGACCCACTGCTCGAAAGCACCTGCGGGCTCTAG
- a CDS encoding MBL fold metallo-hydrolase, which yields MARTLEIADGIYQISTDNYRLNSGLIVGAEKAMVIDTGAGPRQGAEILRAVRRVTDLPLVAVNTHAHFDRFMGNAVFAADGVTDIWAHPRAARAIESYGDRQRLYVEVLEPEMAHQQGPNTELVVPTRFLPGDGTRPAFTRVELGQRAVTLMYLGLAHTDGDVLVGVDDVLFAGDLIEQGSDPAFDDSYPELWVSTLRTLAGLDRYRIFVPGHGTPVESTFIERMADTMEDAVQKIADSALRKVKGATTASMYQLPYSGGSTRILLDRLTKLEAREAEGQGLSTVTFEGDAASGLTGPITLGQG from the coding sequence ATGGCTAGAACTCTTGAAATTGCCGATGGTATCTATCAGATCTCAACGGATAACTACCGTCTGAACTCAGGCCTTATCGTGGGAGCAGAGAAGGCTATGGTGATTGATACCGGCGCCGGTCCCCGCCAAGGCGCTGAGATTCTAAGAGCGGTCCGCCGGGTCACCGACCTGCCCCTGGTTGCGGTCAACACCCACGCGCACTTTGACCGCTTCATGGGCAACGCCGTGTTCGCCGCCGACGGAGTGACCGATATCTGGGCCCACCCCCGCGCAGCCCGCGCTATCGAAAGCTACGGCGACCGCCAGCGTCTTTACGTTGAGGTGCTAGAACCCGAGATGGCCCACCAGCAGGGCCCCAATACCGAGCTTGTGGTACCTACTCGCTTCCTGCCCGGTGACGGCACCCGCCCGGCCTTTACCCGCGTGGAGCTAGGCCAGCGGGCCGTGACCCTCATGTACCTGGGCCTGGCCCACACCGACGGGGACGTGCTGGTAGGCGTAGACGACGTCCTGTTTGCCGGTGACCTTATCGAGCAGGGCTCAGACCCCGCCTTCGACGACTCCTACCCCGAGCTCTGGGTCAGCACCCTGCGCACCCTGGCAGGGCTTGACCGTTACCGCATCTTCGTACCAGGCCACGGCACTCCGGTGGAGAGCACCTTTATCGAGCGTATGGCCGACACCATGGAGGACGCCGTGCAGAAGATTGCCGACTCCGCCCTGAGGAAGGTCAAGGGGGCTACGACAGCCTCCATGTACCAGCTACCCTACTCGGGCGGTTCCACCCGCATTCTGCTGGATCGCCTCACCAAGCTTGAGGCCCGCGAAGCTGAGGGACAGGGACTCTCCACCGTGACCTTTGAGGGGGACGCCGCGTCCGGCCTCACCGGCCCCATTACCCTGGGGCAGGGCTAA